The DNA segment AATACATTTAAATGTAAATGAAGATTATTCAGGTACAACAGAAAATATGATTGAAAATAATGGAGAAATTATAGCTTCAAGTGATAACTTTGCTTCAGCAATTACAGTTACAAATAAATCAAATAAAAAAATTTCTATTAAAAATGGAGAAAATGGAATATTAAATGTAGATGGAAAAGGAGATCATAAAACAGGAGCAGTAAGATTAGATAGCACAAATGGAGAAATTAGTTTTATTAATAATGGAACTATTAAAATAAAAGATGGAACAGCAATATCTATAAAAGGAGAAAGTGTAAAAGCTGAAATTGGAGGAAAAGTAGAAGTTTCTGGTAATAGTATAGTTGTAAAAAATACAGATGGAACAGCAGAAATTACTGGAACTATAACATTAACAGATAAAACACAGCAAGACATAACACAAGACGATATTAACAACCTTTTCAGAGGAGAAGTAAAAATAACAGGTATCATTGCAGATAAAAATAATGTACATTATAAAACAAATAATATAGTTTGTTTAGAAAAAGGAACGACTGATGATATTAATGCTCTTGGAAAAGATAGTCAGTCAGTAACTATGGGAAATAAAAATGTTGATATTAATAAGAATGATTCAGTTGTAGCTGGAATAACAGCAGGGAAAGAAGCAGCAAATATTAAATCTTTAAATATTATTGGAGATGTAAAAATTGGAGAATTTAAAAATGATTCTAAAATAGATAAACAAGAAACAATTAAACTTGCTGTAAAAGATTTAAATCTTGATGCTAATGGAAAACTTCATATTGCACAGGGAGACATTTTAGAAATAATAGGAAGTAATGTAAATAAACTTGAAAATTTAGAAGAAAAGAACAAAGAAGCAATCGTTCTTAGAGAAAATTCAAAGTTAATTTTAAATGGAGCAAATGTTAATGGAGCAGGTATAACAGGTGTAGATTCGTCTGCTACTATAAAAACTTTAGGAAATACATCATTTAATGGAATAATTAAAAATGTAGGAACAATAAATGTAGATAGTGGAAACTTATCATTATCAGCAGATTCTAAATATGAAAAAGACACTGATAAAGCAAATATGACAATAAATGGAAATGTAAATCTTGCAGTTGGAGCTGAAAAAAATAAAGATGGAGAATATACTCAAAATTTCTTTAATAATTCTAATGGATTTTTAAATGTAACTGGAAATGGAACTATAACAATAGGAACAGAAAATATTAATGGAAAAACAGCTGTTATCAACTTAGGAGAAAATAATGAATTTGCAAAAGATCTTACAGGTAAGATTACAGGAAATGGTATTTATGAAATAAAAGCAGGGGATGACTTAACAGATAAAAAAATAGAAATAGTTTATAAATCTAACATTTTTGGTAATAGCATATTAGACTCTATTAATGGACAAGCATATGAAGTAAATGATTTATTTGACAATAATAATTTAGAAAATAGAAAAGTTCAATTTGATAAAATCTATTCATCTAACATCTATTCAGAAACAGTAAAAGCAGCTTACGATACTGTTAAAATGAATGAAGAAGCAGTTCTTTCTCTTGCTAGAAAATCTGAAGTAGGAAAATGGACAGCTGAAGGTAAAGCACTTTACTCTAAAGATGAATATAACAGAAAAGGAACTGTAGGAGATTATTCTTCTGAAATAGAATCAACAGGACTAATGGCAGCATTTGGTTATGGATTAAATGAAACAACTACAGCAGGAGTAGCATTCTCTGGAGTAAAACAAGATGTTGATACAGATGGTGGAAGTGCAGATGCTGACTTATTCTACTTAGGATTATATGGAAATAAAGTTTATGGAAACTATGATTTCACAGCAGGATTAGGATATCAATTTGGAGAATATGAAGCAGATAACACAATAGCTAATGTTCATGGTTCAGATAAATATGATTCTAAAGCATTAAGTGGATATGTACAAGGAAGATATACAGCAGACTTAGGAGATGGATTATCACTACAACCTAGAGTAAGATTAGGATATACTTATGTAGAACAAGATGATACAAGAGATTCTTACTTTGGAGTAAGCGATGCAGAAATAACAACATTTGATGCAGAATTCGGTTTAGATACAGTAAAATCAATTCAATTAGAAAAATCTAAAGTAGATGTAAAATTCGGAGTATCTTATGTAAGAACAATGGGAGATACAGATGATGAATTTACAGGAAGATTCTATGGAACAACAGCAAGTGAAGGATTTAATGTATTAGGAGCAGAACTAGCAGAAAATGTAGTTAAATTTAACTTAGGAGCAGAAGTAACAAATGAAAATGGATTCTTCTACAATGGTGGATTTACTTATGAATTCGGAAGCAATGATACAGATGCTTATGGAGTTAATGTTGGTGTAGGATACAGATTCTAATAAAAAATAAATATAGTTTTAAAAACGGGAGAGTTTTCTTCCGTTTTTATTTTTTGATAAGATAGTAAAAAAAATCTATAAATGGTAAAATATTTAATATAATAATTATAAAAAAGATGGTGAAATTATGCTTACAAAAGATATGATGAAAGATTTTTTTGAGAATAAAGGACATAGCAAAATAATAGGAAGAGAAGCAATGATGAACTCCGCTGTAATGGTTTTATTTTGTGAAACGGAAGGGAAAATTAATGTTCTTTTTGAAAAAAGAGCAAAAGGGATAAGACAGGGAGGAGAAGTTTCATTTCCAGGAGGAAGAAGAGATAAAGAAGATCTTAATTTTTTAGAAACAGCTTTAAGAGAAACTTATGAAGAGATAGGACTTTCTAGAGAGAGAATAACAGATACAAGAAAGTACGGAACTCTTATTCTTCCTACAGGAGTTATTGTAGAAGCATATATAGGATATGTAAAAAATTTTTCTCTTGATGAACTTAATGTAAATGAAGATGAGGTAGAAAGAATAATTCTAGTTCCTTTAGACTATTTTTTTGAAACTAACCCTGAATTTGAATATGTTACAGTGGAAAATGAACCTTTTTATATAGATAAAAAAGGAGAAAAAATAGAATTTCCTGCTAAAAAATGGGGACTTCCAGAAAAATATACAAAACCATGGAGAGGAAGTCCAAGAAGACTATTATTTTATCTTTATGGAGGAGATGTTATTTGGGGAATTACAGGAGAGATTATTTATAGTGTAGCGAGAGAACTTAGAAGCAGAGTGAAATGTGAAAAATATTAATAAAAAATCAAAAATGTAAAGAAAAAATACTTGACAAAGTTTTATAAAATTATTATAATAATCTGGTGATATTATGGAATTAAATGAGATGATTGAAATTGGAATACTTTTAGATTATTATAAGCCTCTTCTTACAGAGAAACAAAAAAAATATCTTATAAACTATTTTGAAGAAGATTTATCTCTGACAGAAATCGCAGAAATGAATGAGGTAAGCAGACAGGCTGTTTATGATAATATAAAAAGAGGAAGTAAGATTTTAAGAAGTTACGAAGATAAACTTAATTTCTATAAAAAAGACAGAAAACTTTATAAAGAGCTTTTAGAACTTAGAAAAGATTTTAAAAAAGAAAATTTAGATAAAATTATTGAAAAAATGAGTTAGCAGGAAGCATGGGAGAAATAGATGTTAGAAAATTTAGGAAATAGATTTCAGGACATTTTCAAAAAAGTAAGAGGGCATGGAAAACTTAGTGAAAGTAATATAAAAGAAGCTTTAAGAGAAGTTAAAATGTCACTTTTAGAAGCTGATGTAAACTATAAAGTTGTAAAAGATTTTATAAATAAAATTCAGGAAAAAGCAATAGGAACTGAAGTAATAAGAGGAATAAATCCAGGACAACAATTTATTAAGATAGTAAATGATGAGCTTATAGAACTTCTTGGAGGAACAAACTCAAAACTTACAAA comes from the Fusobacterium perfoetens genome and includes:
- a CDS encoding autotransporter outer membrane beta-barrel domain-containing protein; its protein translation is MKNLVSTEKMLKHWLKKRVTITTATVVGFLLMGTAAFGEEITSKVEINDNYTVEKEKHINVVVKEEKTQAKGIQINRGNPKVKVENKGSINVQGKKYYAKGIHAYNDVEIINDGSIMITGKADVQGIQGENNINVTVKNGENAKITTSGTGKVFAIQTNGTGRGEIENSGTISTNSMEKAGVAMTISFQNGGTVLNKKSALIEASAPEGPATGIYANAKGEKDTKITNNGTINASGKTLATGIHLNVNEDYSGTTENMIENNGEIIASSDNFASAITVTNKSNKKISIKNGENGILNVDGKGDHKTGAVRLDSTNGEISFINNGTIKIKDGTAISIKGESVKAEIGGKVEVSGNSIVVKNTDGTAEITGTITLTDKTQQDITQDDINNLFRGEVKITGIIADKNNVHYKTNNIVCLEKGTTDDINALGKDSQSVTMGNKNVDINKNDSVVAGITAGKEAANIKSLNIIGDVKIGEFKNDSKIDKQETIKLAVKDLNLDANGKLHIAQGDILEIIGSNVNKLENLEEKNKEAIVLRENSKLILNGANVNGAGITGVDSSATIKTLGNTSFNGIIKNVGTINVDSGNLSLSADSKYEKDTDKANMTINGNVNLAVGAEKNKDGEYTQNFFNNSNGFLNVTGNGTITIGTENINGKTAVINLGENNEFAKDLTGKITGNGIYEIKAGDDLTDKKIEIVYKSNIFGNSILDSINGQAYEVNDLFDNNNLENRKVQFDKIYSSNIYSETVKAAYDTVKMNEEAVLSLARKSEVGKWTAEGKALYSKDEYNRKGTVGDYSSEIESTGLMAAFGYGLNETTTAGVAFSGVKQDVDTDGGSADADLFYLGLYGNKVYGNYDFTAGLGYQFGEYEADNTIANVHGSDKYDSKALSGYVQGRYTADLGDGLSLQPRVRLGYTYVEQDDTRDSYFGVSDAEITTFDAEFGLDTVKSIQLEKSKVDVKFGVSYVRTMGDTDDEFTGRFYGTTASEGFNVLGAELAENVVKFNLGAEVTNENGFFYNGGFTYEFGSNDTDAYGVNVGVGYRF
- a CDS encoding NUDIX hydrolase, which translates into the protein MLTKDMMKDFFENKGHSKIIGREAMMNSAVMVLFCETEGKINVLFEKRAKGIRQGGEVSFPGGRRDKEDLNFLETALRETYEEIGLSRERITDTRKYGTLILPTGVIVEAYIGYVKNFSLDELNVNEDEVERIILVPLDYFFETNPEFEYVTVENEPFYIDKKGEKIEFPAKKWGLPEKYTKPWRGSPRRLLFYLYGGDVIWGITGEIIYSVARELRSRVKCEKY
- the ylxM gene encoding YlxM family DNA-binding protein, producing the protein MELNEMIEIGILLDYYKPLLTEKQKKYLINYFEEDLSLTEIAEMNEVSRQAVYDNIKRGSKILRSYEDKLNFYKKDRKLYKELLELRKDFKKENLDKIIEKMS